In Zobellia roscoffensis, the following are encoded in one genomic region:
- a CDS encoding ComEA family DNA-binding protein — MKNFKSHFRFNRQERSGIFYLLFIIVVLQVAYFVLSSSNSSDGKVDFLEDKQLQLQIDSLKAKALEKDAIKIYPFNPNYITDYKGYTLGMSLEEIDRLHNFRKEGKFANSAEDFQKVTKISDSLLQLISPYFKFPEWTQGKAKSTSSYKTFNIKQEVSSSNQREVKQTVSDLNSATIEELREINGIGEKLSARIVKFRDRLGGFLVNEQLYDVYGLEPEVVERTLKRFQVLKTPSIEKININTASAKKLSKLVYLQKQVSESIVNYRNANGSILSFDELSKIEDFPIEKIDRIKLYLAL; from the coding sequence ATGAAAAACTTTAAATCCCACTTCAGGTTCAATAGGCAAGAACGGAGTGGGATTTTTTATTTGCTGTTTATTATAGTTGTGCTTCAGGTAGCGTATTTCGTCCTAAGCTCATCAAATTCTTCTGATGGTAAAGTTGATTTTCTTGAGGATAAACAACTTCAGCTTCAAATAGATAGTCTTAAGGCTAAAGCTCTAGAGAAAGACGCTATTAAAATTTATCCCTTTAATCCCAATTATATAACGGACTATAAGGGGTATACTTTAGGAATGTCGCTAGAAGAGATAGATAGACTGCATAATTTTAGAAAAGAGGGGAAGTTTGCCAATAGCGCTGAGGACTTTCAAAAAGTTACCAAGATTTCAGATTCGTTACTTCAGTTAATTTCGCCCTATTTTAAATTTCCAGAATGGACGCAGGGTAAGGCAAAGTCAACTTCGTCTTATAAAACATTCAATATAAAACAAGAAGTAAGCTCTAGTAATCAGAGAGAAGTGAAGCAAACGGTTTCCGATTTAAATTCGGCCACGATAGAAGAGCTTCGGGAAATTAATGGTATTGGCGAAAAGCTTTCGGCCAGAATTGTAAAATTTAGAGACAGATTGGGAGGATTTTTGGTTAATGAACAGTTGTATGATGTATATGGGTTGGAGCCAGAAGTTGTAGAGCGCACTTTAAAGAGGTTTCAAGTGCTAAAAACACCTAGTATCGAAAAAATAAACATAAATACAGCATCGGCTAAAAAACTATCAAAATTAGTATATCTTCAAAAACAGGTCTCTGAAAGTATAGTAAATTACAGAAATGCTAACGGAAGTATACTTTCTTTTGATGAATTGTCAAAAATAGAAGATTTCCCAATAGAGAAGATTGATAGAATTAAGTTATATTTGGCCCTATAA
- a CDS encoding acyl-CoA dehydrogenase family protein gives MQSMYFTEEHQLFRESLRDFLKKEVVPHIDKWEASGTIEPFIWEKFGEMGYFGLATPETYGGLGLDLFYTVIFLEELQRVNSGGFAAAMWAHAYLAMTHLNKNANDEQKKAYLTPSVNGEKIGCLGVTEPFGGSDVAGIRTTAVKEGDNYIINGSKTFITNGVYGDYCILAAKTDPSAGNKGISIIIVDLKSEGVSASKLNKLGWRASDTAELAFDNVKVPVGNLMGEEGRGFSFIMEAFALERLVMGINAHARAEYALEYALQYMSERETFGKSINQYQALRHKFVDLHADMEICKQYNYGVVYKMDKGEYVVREATISKLKSTEMADKVAYDCLQFLGGYGYIEDYPMARMFRDSRLGPIGGGTSEILKEIIAKIVIDKKEYRMPKG, from the coding sequence ATGCAAAGCATGTACTTTACGGAAGAACATCAATTATTTAGAGAGAGTCTCCGGGATTTTTTAAAGAAAGAAGTCGTTCCTCATATTGATAAATGGGAAGCGTCAGGAACTATAGAACCTTTCATCTGGGAAAAATTTGGTGAGATGGGGTATTTTGGTCTTGCTACTCCTGAAACCTATGGAGGGTTGGGACTGGATCTATTTTATACTGTTATCTTCCTGGAAGAACTTCAGAGAGTGAATTCTGGTGGTTTTGCAGCAGCAATGTGGGCACATGCCTATTTGGCAATGACGCATTTGAACAAGAATGCAAATGACGAACAGAAAAAGGCGTATTTGACTCCAAGTGTAAATGGAGAGAAAATAGGTTGCTTAGGGGTAACGGAGCCATTTGGTGGTAGTGATGTAGCTGGTATACGAACTACGGCTGTAAAGGAAGGTGATAACTATATTATTAATGGGTCCAAGACATTTATTACCAATGGGGTATACGGAGACTATTGTATTCTGGCGGCAAAGACGGACCCATCTGCAGGAAACAAGGGTATAAGCATTATTATAGTCGATTTAAAAAGTGAAGGTGTCTCCGCTAGTAAATTGAATAAATTAGGTTGGAGAGCATCGGATACGGCAGAACTTGCTTTTGATAACGTAAAGGTTCCTGTGGGTAATTTAATGGGAGAAGAGGGAAGAGGCTTTTCTTTTATAATGGAAGCTTTTGCCTTAGAACGTTTGGTGATGGGAATAAACGCCCATGCTAGGGCGGAATATGCTTTAGAGTATGCATTGCAATATATGTCTGAGCGGGAAACGTTCGGTAAGTCTATAAATCAATACCAGGCCCTGCGCCATAAGTTTGTTGATCTTCATGCAGATATGGAAATATGCAAGCAATACAATTATGGGGTAGTTTATAAGATGGATAAAGGCGAATATGTTGTTCGGGAAGCTACTATTTCAAAATTGAAGTCTACTGAAATGGCAGATAAAGTTGCTTACGATTGTTTGCAATTCTTGGGTGGGTACGGGTATATAGAGGATTACCCTATGGCACGTATGTTCAGGGATAGTCGTTTGGGTCCAATAGGTGGAGGAACTTCGGAAATACTAAAAGAAATCATTGCAAAAATCGTTATCGATAAAAAAGAATACAGAATGCCAAAAGGGTAG
- the rpsU gene encoding 30S ribosomal protein S21 translates to MLIIPVKEGENIDRALKRFKRKFDKTGTMRRLRKRQQFTKPSVERRAQIQKAEYIQGLRDKEEI, encoded by the coding sequence ATGTTAATTATACCAGTAAAAGAAGGAGAAAACATCGATCGGGCTTTGAAACGTTTCAAGCGTAAATTCGATAAAACGGGTACGATGCGCAGATTGCGTAAGCGTCAACAATTCACAAAACCTTCCGTTGAGCGCAGAGCGCAGATACAGAAAGCAGAATACATTCAAGGTTTAAGAGATAAAGAAGAAATTTAA
- a CDS encoding tyrosine-type recombinase/integrase, which translates to MSLDSFISYLALEKNYSVHTVTAYKRDLETFGQFCEQNYDCKNIDAVAYSFVRSWVVSLVDSGVSNRSVNRKMASLKAYYKFLQNIGAIKVNPLAKHKALKTSKKIEVPFSEMEMEEVLSQIEFADDFEGVRDRLIIELFYTTGIRRAELINLKMADVSFSQHLLKVLGKRSKERMVPLLSSVELLLRVYLKEREALVEITDETHVFLLKSGNKLYENLVYRLINKYFSEVSSKVKKSPHILRHTFATHLLNKGADMNSVKELLGHASLASTQVYTHNSIAELKKVHASAHPRGKK; encoded by the coding sequence ATGTCATTAGATTCTTTTATATCGTATTTAGCTTTGGAGAAGAACTATTCTGTTCATACGGTAACGGCATATAAAAGAGATTTAGAAACGTTTGGTCAGTTTTGTGAGCAGAATTATGACTGTAAAAATATTGATGCCGTAGCGTACAGCTTTGTTAGAAGTTGGGTTGTGAGCTTAGTAGATTCTGGAGTATCCAATCGATCGGTTAATAGAAAGATGGCATCTTTAAAGGCGTATTATAAATTTCTTCAAAATATTGGGGCTATAAAGGTGAATCCATTAGCGAAGCATAAAGCCTTGAAAACATCAAAAAAAATTGAAGTCCCTTTTTCGGAAATGGAAATGGAAGAGGTGTTATCTCAAATTGAGTTTGCGGATGATTTTGAAGGAGTTAGGGATCGGCTCATTATTGAATTGTTTTACACCACTGGTATCCGTAGGGCAGAGCTTATAAATCTAAAGATGGCAGATGTTAGTTTTTCACAACATCTTTTGAAAGTTTTAGGAAAGCGTAGCAAAGAGCGTATGGTGCCTTTGTTGTCTTCTGTTGAACTGCTTTTGAGAGTGTATCTGAAGGAAAGAGAGGCGCTTGTGGAGATAACCGATGAAACGCATGTTTTTTTATTGAAGTCAGGCAATAAACTATATGAAAACCTTGTTTATCGATTAATAAATAAGTATTTTAGTGAGGTGTCGTCTAAGGTTAAAAAGAGTCCCCATATCTTAAGACATACTTTTGCGACCCATCTGTTGAATAAAGGAGCAGATATGAATTCTGTAAAAGAATTGCTGGGTCATGCAAGTTTAGCATCCACACAAGTATACACACACAATAGTATAGCGGAATTAAAAAAGGTACATGCTAGTGCACACCCTAGGGGAAAAAAGTAA
- the hpf gene encoding ribosome hibernation-promoting factor, HPF/YfiA family has product MKVNAQSVNFNADRSLIDFLQSRLDKLETFYDKVISADVYLKVENTSSKENKIVEIKLNIPGDKFMVKKQCKKFEEAVDSACNSLERKLIKHKEKSRVQA; this is encoded by the coding sequence ATGAAAGTAAATGCGCAATCAGTCAATTTTAACGCGGATAGATCGCTTATAGACTTCTTACAGAGTAGATTAGATAAGCTCGAAACCTTCTATGATAAGGTAATTAGCGCAGACGTGTATTTGAAAGTCGAGAATACAAGTTCAAAGGAAAATAAAATAGTAGAAATCAAATTGAATATACCTGGAGATAAATTCATGGTAAAAAAGCAATGTAAGAAATTTGAGGAGGCAGTTGACTCCGCTTGTAACTCCTTGGAAAGGAAGCTAATAAAACATAAGGAAAAATCTCGTGTTCAAGCATGA
- the tuf gene encoding elongation factor Tu, with protein MAKETFDRSKPHLNIGTIGHVDHGKTTLTAAITTVLANAGLSEKRDFASIDNAPEEKERGITINTSHVEYQTANRHYAHVDCPGHADYVKNMVTGAAQMDGAILVVAATDGPMPQTREHILLGRQVGIPRIVVFMNKVDMVDDEELIELVEMEVRELLSFYEYDGDNGPVIAGSALGALNGEQKWVDTVMELMAAVDEWIELPKRDVDKDFLMPVEDVFTITGRGTVATGRIETGIANTGDPVEIIGMGAEKLNSTITGVEMFRKILDRGEAGDNVGILLRGVEKSQISRGMVICKPGSVKPHAKFEAEVYVLKKEEGGRHTPFHNNYRPQFYVRTTDVTGNIALPSGVEMVMPGDNLTITVELIQPIALSVGLRFAIREGGRTVGAGQVTKIID; from the coding sequence ATGGCAAAGGAAACTTTTGATCGTTCCAAACCGCACTTGAATATAGGTACTATTGGACACGTAGATCACGGTAAAACTACATTAACTGCTGCTATTACAACTGTTTTGGCAAATGCAGGACTTTCTGAAAAGAGAGATTTCGCTTCAATTGATAACGCTCCTGAAGAGAAAGAAAGAGGTATTACTATCAACACATCGCACGTTGAGTACCAAACAGCTAACCGTCACTACGCTCACGTTGACTGTCCTGGTCACGCGGATTATGTAAAGAACATGGTTACTGGTGCTGCTCAGATGGATGGTGCAATTTTAGTTGTTGCTGCTACAGATGGTCCTATGCCACAAACACGTGAGCACATCTTATTAGGTCGTCAGGTTGGTATTCCAAGAATCGTTGTATTCATGAATAAAGTGGATATGGTTGATGATGAGGAGTTGATTGAGCTTGTTGAAATGGAAGTAAGAGAATTGCTTTCTTTTTATGAGTATGATGGTGATAATGGACCTGTAATCGCTGGTTCTGCATTAGGTGCATTGAACGGTGAGCAAAAGTGGGTTGACACGGTAATGGAATTGATGGCTGCTGTTGATGAGTGGATCGAGCTTCCTAAAAGAGATGTTGATAAGGATTTCTTAATGCCTGTTGAAGATGTATTCACTATTACTGGTCGTGGTACTGTTGCAACTGGTCGTATAGAAACTGGTATTGCTAACACTGGTGATCCTGTTGAGATTATTGGTATGGGTGCAGAGAAGTTGAACTCTACTATTACTGGGGTTGAAATGTTCCGTAAGATATTAGATAGAGGTGAGGCTGGTGATAACGTAGGTATCTTGTTAAGAGGTGTTGAAAAATCTCAAATTAGCCGTGGAATGGTAATCTGTAAGCCAGGTTCTGTTAAGCCACATGCTAAATTTGAGGCTGAGGTTTATGTTCTTAAGAAAGAAGAAGGTGGTCGTCACACGCCATTCCATAATAACTATCGTCCTCAGTTCTATGTAAGAACTACAGATGTAACTGGTAACATCGCGCTTCCTTCTGGAGTTGAGATGGTAATGCCTGGTGATAACCTTACAATTACAGTAGAGCTTATTCAGCCTATTGCATTAAGTGTAGGTCTACGTTTCGCTATCCGTGAAGGTGGTAGAACTGTAGGTGCCGGTCAGGTTACTAAGATTATAGATTAA
- the secE gene encoding preprotein translocase subunit SecE → MLTYIKESIEELRNNVTLPSRAESSNLMVVVAVFSILFALATWGVDSAFSKLVRLYFDNILN, encoded by the coding sequence ATGTTAACGTATATAAAAGAATCTATAGAGGAGCTTCGTAACAATGTTACCTTGCCTTCAAGAGCCGAGTCGTCTAACCTTATGGTGGTGGTTGCGGTGTTTTCTATTTTGTTCGCTTTGGCGACTTGGGGTGTAGATAGTGCATTCAGCAAATTGGTTCGTTTGTATTTCGATAACATCTTAAACTAG
- the nusG gene encoding transcription termination/antitermination protein NusG — translation MSEVLEKKWYVVRAVSGQENKIKGYIESEVERHGFSDYLEDILVPTEKVIQIRNGKKVNKERVYFPGYIMIKANLGGEMIHIVRSITNVIGFLGEVKGGDPVPLRKSEVNRMLGKVDELAVNTDTVAIPFTHGETVKVIDGPFNGFNGTVEKINEEKRKLEVMVKIFGRKTPLELSYMQVEKV, via the coding sequence ATGTCAGAAGTATTGGAAAAGAAATGGTATGTAGTGAGAGCTGTCAGTGGGCAAGAGAATAAAATCAAAGGCTATATTGAGAGTGAGGTAGAGCGCCATGGTTTTTCTGATTATTTAGAAGATATCCTTGTTCCTACGGAGAAGGTGATTCAAATACGAAATGGAAAAAAGGTTAACAAGGAAAGAGTTTATTTTCCAGGTTATATAATGATTAAGGCTAACCTTGGTGGTGAGATGATTCACATTGTGCGTTCTATTACCAATGTTATTGGTTTTCTTGGGGAGGTTAAAGGAGGTGATCCTGTTCCTTTGAGGAAGTCCGAGGTGAATAGAATGTTAGGGAAGGTTGATGAATTGGCTGTTAATACGGATACAGTGGCTATACCTTTCACTCATGGTGAAACGGTAAAGGTTATTGATGGTCCGTTTAATGGTTTTAATGGTACTGTTGAGAAAATCAACGAAGAGAAGCGTAAACTAGAAGTAATGGTTAAGATTTTCGGAAGAAAAACGCCGTTAGAGCTAAGTTATATGCAAGTAGAGAAAGTATAA
- the rplK gene encoding 50S ribosomal protein L11: MAKEIGKVVKLQVRGGAANPSPPVGPALGAAGVNIMEFCKQFNARTQDKQGKVLPVVITVYKDKSFDFLVKTPPAAVQLLEAAKIKKGSGEPNRVKSGNVTWDQVKTIAEDKMVDLNAFTVESAMSMIAGTARSMGLKVAGKRPF; this comes from the coding sequence ATGGCAAAAGAAATAGGTAAAGTAGTTAAACTACAAGTTAGGGGAGGTGCAGCGAATCCGTCGCCACCGGTTGGACCCGCCTTAGGTGCTGCCGGTGTTAACATCATGGAGTTCTGTAAGCAGTTCAATGCTCGTACACAGGACAAACAGGGTAAAGTTTTACCTGTTGTTATCACCGTATATAAGGATAAGTCTTTTGACTTCCTTGTTAAAACACCACCAGCGGCAGTTCAGCTATTGGAAGCGGCTAAGATTAAAAAAGGATCAGGTGAGCCTAATCGTGTAAAATCTGGTAATGTTACTTGGGATCAAGTTAAAACAATTGCCGAGGACAAAATGGTAGACCTTAATGCGTTTACGGTAGAATCTGCAATGAGCATGATAGCCGGTACAGCTAGGTCTATGGGTCTTAAAGTTGCAGGTAAGCGACCTTTCTAA
- the rplA gene encoding 50S ribosomal protein L1, whose translation MAKLTKKQKEAHAKIDKDKLYSVGEGAALVKEITNTKFDASVDLAVRLGVDPRKANQMVRGVVTLPHGTGKDVKVLALVTPDKEAEATEAGADFVGLDEYLDKIKGGWTDVDVIITMPSVMGKLGPLGRVLGPRGLMPNPKTGTVTMDVAKAVTDVKAGKIDFKVDKTGIVHAAVGKASFSSDKLEENARELLETLVKMKPAAAKGVYMKSIFMSSTMSPSVQLDPKTV comes from the coding sequence ATGGCAAAATTAACTAAGAAACAAAAAGAGGCCCACGCCAAGATAGATAAGGATAAACTTTATTCTGTTGGTGAAGGTGCTGCTTTGGTAAAAGAAATTACCAATACAAAATTTGATGCATCTGTAGATTTGGCAGTGCGTTTGGGTGTAGATCCAAGAAAAGCAAACCAAATGGTACGAGGGGTTGTAACACTTCCTCATGGTACAGGTAAAGATGTTAAGGTTTTGGCCTTGGTAACACCAGATAAAGAGGCAGAGGCTACTGAAGCCGGTGCTGACTTTGTTGGATTAGATGAGTATTTGGATAAAATCAAAGGCGGTTGGACAGATGTTGATGTTATCATCACTATGCCAAGTGTTATGGGTAAATTAGGCCCTTTAGGTAGAGTATTAGGGCCAAGAGGTCTTATGCCTAATCCAAAAACAGGAACAGTTACTATGGATGTCGCTAAAGCGGTGACTGATGTAAAAGCTGGTAAAATCGACTTTAAAGTAGATAAAACAGGTATCGTTCATGCTGCTGTAGGGAAAGCTTCTTTCTCTTCTGACAAATTGGAAGAAAACGCTAGGGAATTATTGGAAACCTTAGTAAAAATGAAGCCTGCTGCTGCGAAAGGTGTTTATATGAAAAGTATCTTCATGTCAAGCACAATGAGCCCAAGTGTTCAGTTGGATCCAAAAACAGTTTAA
- the rplJ gene encoding 50S ribosomal protein L10 produces the protein MTREEKAIVIQDLTSQLAENSTIYLADISGLNAVQTSDLRRACFKADVKLAVVKNTLLAKAMEASEKEFGELPGVLKGNTSLMFSEVGNVPAKLIKNFRKKSDKPLLKGAFVEESVYIGDENLDALVSIKSKEEMIGEVIGLLQSPAKNVISGLKSGGGKLAGILKTLSER, from the coding sequence ATGACAAGAGAAGAAAAAGCAATCGTAATACAGGATTTGACTTCACAGTTGGCAGAGAATTCAACTATTTATTTAGCTGATATATCGGGCTTAAATGCGGTGCAAACCTCAGATTTGAGGAGAGCTTGTTTTAAAGCAGACGTTAAATTGGCTGTAGTCAAAAATACATTGCTTGCAAAAGCAATGGAAGCTTCTGAAAAAGAATTCGGTGAACTTCCCGGAGTGCTTAAAGGCAATACTTCGTTGATGTTTTCTGAAGTAGGTAATGTTCCGGCAAAACTTATAAAAAATTTCAGAAAAAAATCTGATAAGCCTTTGTTGAAAGGAGCCTTTGTTGAGGAATCAGTATATATTGGTGATGAGAATTTGGATGCGCTTGTAAGCATCAAGTCTAAAGAAGAAATGATTGGTGAGGTTATTGGATTGTTACAATCTCCTGCTAAAAATGTTATTTCTGGGCTTAAATCTGGTGGTGGTAAACTGGCAGGTATCCTTAAGACATTATCAGAAAGATAA